In a single window of the Desulfovibrio mangrovi genome:
- a CDS encoding P-loop NTPase yields the protein MSKIAKALERAQAERNAGSPTAFAVVHKPVRQALNSMSSGPVAVPKYNMTAVKPSSDKHKEANRVLHGVSNQSVKDSFNVLRTLLLQRTRTNGWNALMVTSPTRGNGKSTVAINLAISIARDASQTALLVDANLRWPSIADTLGVDCERGLTDLLLENLEPPEVLVNPGIDKLVVLGAGRTVQETADLIGAPSMQNLVLEMKHRYPDRYVVFDCPHVLDMPDTMMFASYVDGIVLVVEEGVTTKRELQTAMEMLGNANVVGVVLNKNTAQ from the coding sequence ATGAGTAAGATAGCTAAAGCGTTGGAACGGGCTCAGGCTGAACGTAATGCCGGTTCTCCGACAGCGTTTGCGGTCGTGCATAAGCCGGTGCGACAGGCATTGAACAGCATGTCCAGCGGACCGGTTGCTGTGCCGAAATACAATATGACGGCGGTAAAGCCTTCGTCCGATAAGCACAAAGAGGCTAACCGAGTCCTTCACGGTGTAAGCAACCAGTCGGTAAAGGATTCGTTCAATGTCCTACGTACCCTATTGCTGCAACGCACCAGAACGAACGGCTGGAACGCTCTTATGGTTACCAGCCCCACGCGTGGTAACGGCAAGAGTACTGTTGCGATAAATCTCGCCATAAGCATCGCACGGGACGCAAGTCAGACAGCGCTGCTTGTTGACGCCAACCTGCGTTGGCCTTCAATAGCAGACACCCTTGGTGTTGATTGCGAGAGGGGGCTCACCGATTTATTACTCGAAAATCTTGAGCCGCCAGAGGTGCTTGTTAATCCTGGTATAGATAAACTTGTTGTTTTGGGGGCGGGAAGGACTGTGCAGGAGACGGCTGATCTGATTGGTGCGCCCTCCATGCAGAACCTTGTGCTTGAGATGAAGCATCGGTATCCAGATCGCTATGTGGTCTTTGACTGCCCTCATGTGCTTGATATGCCAGATACCATGATGTTTGCATCCTATGTCGACGGTATTGTGCTGGTGGTTGAGGAGGGCGTTACGACCAAACGTGAACTCCAGACGGCAATGGAAATGCTTGGAAATGCCAACGTGGTTGGTGTGGTACTCAATAAAAACACGGCACAGTAG
- a CDS encoding XrtA/PEP-CTERM system-associated ATPase: MYREFYGLTDKPFNIVPNPGLLYESHKHRQALTYLQYGFSENIGFILFTGEIGTGKTTLLKRLLNEVDARVDVAVVFNTNVSADELLRLILLEFEIEGAGLDKSRNLDLLNDHLVQVFSQGRRCLLVIDEAQNLSSDALEEVRLLSNLQTDTHPLLQIILAGQPELRDVIRSPGLEQLAQRVAINYHLDPLNRNEVGEYIRYRLAMAGVQDKELFTEQAIDRIHAHTRGIPRSINIMCNAALVYGYADSLAIVGEDVIGQIIADKIGVEVQPYVDSATSGRNGNGSHAEGESQRMAVIEARVAKLVSMVDWQAGQIDGVLRKGADTLLDSMRSMLDEERKRSERLLGKCVILYQENKALREQLGNGSGRNAGVANDASDEVLLNATSDHVDRKKKSFLDWLLG, from the coding sequence ATGTATCGAGAATTTTACGGTCTTACAGATAAGCCGTTCAACATCGTGCCCAACCCCGGTTTGTTGTATGAAAGCCATAAGCACAGGCAGGCATTGACCTATCTACAGTACGGGTTTTCAGAGAATATCGGGTTTATTCTGTTTACCGGTGAAATCGGTACCGGCAAGACAACTCTCCTTAAGCGTCTGCTTAATGAAGTGGATGCTCGTGTAGATGTGGCGGTGGTATTTAATACCAACGTTTCTGCAGATGAGTTGCTGCGGCTTATTCTGCTCGAATTCGAAATAGAAGGGGCTGGGCTTGATAAGTCTCGGAACCTTGATTTGCTGAACGACCATTTGGTGCAGGTATTCTCTCAAGGCAGGCGTTGTCTGCTCGTGATTGATGAGGCACAGAACCTTTCATCAGATGCCTTGGAAGAGGTGCGCCTTCTTTCCAACCTGCAAACAGACACCCACCCCTTGCTACAGATTATTCTGGCGGGCCAGCCTGAACTACGGGATGTTATTCGTAGTCCGGGTCTGGAGCAGTTGGCGCAGCGTGTGGCTATAAACTACCATTTGGATCCATTAAATCGTAATGAGGTTGGAGAGTATATCCGGTACCGACTGGCAATGGCCGGTGTTCAAGACAAGGAGCTTTTTACCGAGCAGGCCATTGACCGTATCCATGCCCATACCCGTGGCATCCCTCGTTCAATCAATATTATGTGCAATGCCGCATTGGTTTACGGTTATGCGGATTCTCTCGCTATAGTGGGAGAAGACGTCATTGGGCAGATTATTGCTGACAAGATCGGGGTTGAAGTACAACCGTATGTCGATAGTGCCACGTCGGGTAGAAACGGAAACGGTTCCCACGCAGAGGGGGAATCGCAGCGAATGGCAGTTATTGAAGCTCGCGTTGCAAAGCTTGTCAGCATGGTTGATTGGCAAGCTGGGCAGATTGATGGAGTTCTGCGGAAAGGTGCCGATACCCTCTTGGATTCCATGCGTTCTATGCTTGATGAAGAACGAAAGCGTTCCGAGCGCCTGTTGGGGAAGTGTGTGATTCTGTATCAGGAAAACAAGGCATTGCGGGAACAATTAGGCAATGGTTCGGGCAGGAATGCTGGTGTAGCAAACGATGCTTCTGATGAGGTTTTGTTGAACGCAACGTCTGATCATGTAGATCGTAAAAAGAAGTCATTCCTTGATTGGTTGCTGGGATAG
- the xrtD gene encoding VPLPA-CTERM-specific exosortase XrtD — protein MIGCWDRLKDDGLSGIFGRGISGLGKPSLFLFQCLVIVGGYYFFCQHEAAGMDISLHTWLSAEECLRLCWGGGFHVGDGNACGGGVRGIFLVRQHVVFVVSMLLLGGMYFQDMQTLAGLWSGEDYSHCYLVPLMVGYLVWTDRKSLSDHTGGRPLLGFILLVFAAVLLLVGRLGALQTLVYLSMLFAILASVLIAYGGRLATRLWYPFLIALFMIPPPAFIDNLMSLRLKLISSQLAEWLLRAAFVPVYREGNLIDIGVIRLQVVDACSGLRYLWPSFLMSLLMGRLFLKKYRLICFLVLMSMPVTVIANAFRIMMAGVLAKYVDPALAEGFFHDFSGWLVYVIVLIVLGGCVYLLRSRDAGEGQSGSALVERFLFKGAQRGSVPAAWHGILAMGILVGMLAVRFFLVDTQLIQTRIAFTHFPQNIGEWQGERVFLSNEALNSLGVDDYYNGVFYSSSHKNQAHTLVAWYDTQTASRAAHAPTSCLLGGGWLMESKQVLTPNAARSFPVGQIVLSRNGRRLISNFCFLQRGRVVTSEWLNKLYLVYDGIIMHRSDGALVRVEMPLHENQSIEEGQLVLDDYVGSLRVALMSYLPKDYAH, from the coding sequence TTGATTGGTTGCTGGGATAGATTAAAAGACGATGGGTTGTCTGGTATTTTCGGACGAGGGATTTCAGGGCTTGGGAAACCAAGCCTTTTTCTTTTTCAATGTTTAGTAATTGTAGGCGGTTATTATTTTTTCTGCCAGCATGAAGCTGCTGGCATGGATATTTCATTACATACCTGGCTTTCTGCCGAAGAATGCCTTCGGCTGTGTTGGGGGGGCGGATTTCATGTTGGGGATGGCAATGCATGTGGAGGGGGAGTGAGAGGTATTTTTTTAGTCAGGCAGCATGTTGTGTTTGTCGTGAGCATGCTTCTTTTGGGGGGTATGTATTTTCAGGATATGCAAACTTTGGCCGGGCTGTGGAGCGGTGAAGACTATTCACACTGCTACCTGGTTCCGTTGATGGTTGGCTACCTAGTTTGGACTGACCGCAAGTCGCTCAGTGATCATACTGGCGGTAGGCCCTTGCTTGGATTCATACTGCTTGTATTTGCCGCAGTCCTGTTGCTGGTAGGCCGGCTAGGTGCTTTGCAGACGCTTGTATACCTTTCCATGCTGTTCGCCATACTTGCTTCCGTTTTGATTGCTTACGGCGGCAGGCTTGCAACCCGATTGTGGTATCCTTTCTTGATTGCTCTGTTCATGATTCCTCCTCCAGCATTCATTGATAATCTGATGAGTCTGCGGCTGAAACTGATCTCCTCGCAACTGGCAGAATGGTTGCTGAGAGCCGCATTTGTTCCAGTGTATAGAGAGGGGAACCTCATAGATATTGGAGTCATTCGTCTTCAGGTTGTGGATGCATGCAGCGGTCTGCGCTACCTATGGCCATCTTTTCTGATGAGCCTGCTTATGGGGCGTCTTTTTCTGAAGAAGTATCGGCTCATATGCTTTCTTGTCCTTATGTCCATGCCAGTTACGGTGATTGCGAACGCTTTCCGGATAATGATGGCCGGGGTTCTTGCCAAGTATGTTGATCCGGCACTGGCAGAAGGTTTTTTTCATGATTTTTCCGGTTGGCTTGTCTATGTGATTGTACTCATTGTTCTCGGTGGTTGCGTGTATCTTCTCCGGTCTAGGGATGCAGGCGAGGGACAATCGGGTTCTGCCCTCGTTGAACGCTTCCTCTTTAAGGGGGCTCAGCGGGGCTCCGTTCCGGCTGCGTGGCATGGAATTCTTGCTATGGGGATCCTGGTGGGAATGTTGGCAGTCCGTTTTTTTCTTGTCGACACGCAACTTATCCAGACACGCATTGCATTCACTCATTTTCCGCAAAATATTGGCGAGTGGCAGGGAGAGCGAGTGTTCTTGTCCAACGAGGCGCTCAATAGTCTTGGGGTAGATGATTACTATAACGGAGTTTTTTATAGTAGTAGTCATAAAAATCAGGCGCATACGCTTGTTGCATGGTATGACACCCAGACTGCCAGCCGCGCTGCGCATGCGCCCACATCCTGTCTTCTGGGGGGCGGCTGGCTCATGGAGAGCAAGCAGGTGCTTACTCCTAACGCGGCTCGCAGCTTCCCTGTGGGACAGATTGTATTGAGTAGGAATGGACGTCGTTTGATATCCAATTTCTGTTTTCTGCAGCGAGGCAGAGTTGTTACCAGCGAGTGGCTCAATAAGCTGTATCTGGTCTACGACGGGATTATTATGCACAGGAGTGATGGTGCATTGGTCCGGGTAGAAATGCCTTTGCATGAGAATCAATCAATTGAAGAGGGCCAGTTGGTGCTGGATGACTATGTAGGAAGCTTGCGTGTGGCTCTGATGTCCTATCTTCCTAAGGACTATGCTCATTAA
- a CDS encoding sugar transferase yields MYREQVFVATNVAIILDGLVSIIAGYGAYYFRWYLGDGGWSMDSGLFISIVLTLMFLNSYVMNRLGFYDEDFRPPLWQALKKVVVAVGIDFSLLAMGLYLANIDGVSRYFIGMCALLCFMGFMTVRCLMFQFFKTKSGAYRVRRILLVGSTDRVEPVFEALQEMKSWGHAVIGWLTVGEQRDIPGLVKLGRLGDFDSVVADRDVDEVFFALPTSQPFNLKNNVELCKDMGLTVRILPAMFDPADRVQGLRVEDVNSIPTLTIYGTQINASGMFYKRIMDILGGVVGFMLFALMYIPIAIAIKLNDPGPVLFSQNRVGKNNRIFKLYKFRSMYMDAEARKKELMAQNEMDGHMFKMKDDPRVTKVGRFLRRTSLDEFPQFINVIRGEMSLVGTRPPTPDEVREYKKWQRRRVSMKPGITGLWQVSGRNTIRSFEEVVKLDLAYIDGWRFLRDIEILFRTVWVIMKKEGAS; encoded by the coding sequence ATGTATAGAGAACAGGTCTTTGTCGCAACCAATGTCGCCATCATCCTTGATGGCCTAGTCTCAATAATCGCAGGGTACGGAGCCTACTACTTTCGTTGGTATCTGGGGGATGGGGGATGGAGTATGGACTCAGGCCTGTTCATTTCCATTGTTCTCACTCTGATGTTCTTGAATTCGTATGTCATGAATCGACTTGGTTTCTATGATGAAGATTTTAGACCTCCGCTTTGGCAGGCGCTGAAAAAGGTTGTTGTTGCAGTTGGTATTGATTTTAGCCTTCTTGCTATGGGGTTGTATCTTGCCAATATTGATGGTGTGTCGCGGTACTTCATTGGGATGTGTGCATTGCTTTGTTTTATGGGTTTTATGACGGTTCGTTGCCTTATGTTTCAATTCTTCAAGACGAAGAGTGGGGCATATCGGGTGCGTCGTATTTTGCTCGTAGGTAGTACTGATAGGGTTGAGCCGGTTTTCGAAGCTCTTCAGGAAATGAAAAGCTGGGGACATGCGGTCATTGGCTGGCTTACGGTGGGAGAACAGCGAGATATTCCCGGCCTTGTTAAGTTGGGCCGGCTCGGTGATTTTGATTCCGTAGTAGCCGACAGAGATGTTGATGAAGTGTTTTTTGCCCTGCCGACCTCTCAGCCCTTCAATTTGAAGAACAATGTCGAGCTTTGTAAGGATATGGGGCTTACTGTCCGCATTTTGCCAGCCATGTTCGATCCCGCAGACCGGGTGCAGGGCTTGAGGGTGGAGGATGTCAATTCCATCCCAACTCTTACTATCTACGGAACCCAGATCAATGCCAGTGGCATGTTTTACAAGAGGATCATGGATATTCTGGGGGGCGTTGTCGGGTTCATGCTCTTTGCCTTGATGTATATACCCATTGCCATTGCTATCAAGCTGAATGACCCGGGGCCTGTTTTGTTCAGTCAGAACCGGGTGGGTAAGAATAACCGAATTTTCAAGCTGTATAAATTCCGCTCTATGTATATGGATGCAGAGGCCCGCAAAAAGGAGCTGATGGCCCAGAACGAGATGGACGGGCACATGTTCAAGATGAAGGATGACCCCCGTGTAACTAAGGTGGGGCGTTTCTTGCGCAGGACTTCACTGGATGAGTTTCCGCAGTTTATCAATGTCATCCGCGGGGAAATGAGCCTTGTTGGCACTCGTCCGCCTACGCCAGACGAAGTGCGGGAATACAAGAAATGGCAACGCAGGCGGGTTTCAATGAAGCCCGGAATAACAGGCCTCTGGCAGGTCTCCGGGCGTAATACGATTAGAAGTTTTGAAGAAGTGGTGAAACTTGATCTTGCATACATCGATGGCTGGCGGTTCTTACGGGACATCGAGATTCTGTTTAGAACGGTTTGGGTTATCATGAAAAAGGAAGGGGCATCATGA
- a CDS encoding tetratricopeptide repeat protein codes for MILSKGGRMLFKVLVRSLVILLLALLVACSSAEERKVELVESGNTLFEQGNAAEARLEAKNALKIDPKYAPAYVLLAKCSIREQNWRGAFGQYTQAVELAPDSIEAHAGLGQLYLLAGQYDKVEAEVQAMRDLQLDSLEANMLQAGLFIQTEKFTEAEALLSKQLKASPENMDVRLGLVTVYERRGEARKAETALQEALGMAPENKVLFYKAAVMATSQGKYELAEANYRKLGELVDDKPSIRRMIARVLEQAGEVERAGKEYESLLASAPDNVDFRIDYVGFLIRSKKWPEAEAVVQAGMKEDVNDIRLALAQADVLLAQRKIDEAKVALRNVTVAYADNPQALKAKVRLGEILLQERAYKDVLMVVNETGAQVSDLGILKLRGKAYLALGKLEEAAADLRIVSTKSPEDVEAHTLLAQAYIGVDNSLMAIEELHIALEKDPDYAPANMLLVKYYTHHGHWEKALALVGVLADRHPEKYGYQLTLGDIERVRGNVAAAEAHYVKAGTMQDGKAASSLKLGDMALGKKDYAKALVCYDAVLDVHADSAIGIERKMMTLLAMGRTDQAKAWGDDLLASSPDSAILYELMGRVALIDRKQDVAEAQFRKASELSPEWGVPYRRLMGIYLRGGKIAEAKQECLSALRGSPEALGPAFMLGQLYQYEGDKVKAEEIYRALLEKHPEFLAAANNLAYILSEAVDPARLNEGLDLAKLAVRDGSPESLDTLGWLHHKLGNWEQAIEALKAAQEKLPKNGAVAYHLVTALATIGKTDEAKRIGRNALKDISEFPEKKKLEELLAAI; via the coding sequence ATGATATTGTCCAAGGGGGGGCGTATGTTATTTAAGGTTCTTGTCCGTTCTCTTGTTATATTGCTGCTCGCATTGCTTGTGGCATGCAGTTCGGCAGAAGAGCGTAAGGTCGAACTTGTAGAAAGCGGGAATACTTTGTTTGAGCAGGGCAATGCTGCCGAGGCTCGTCTGGAGGCTAAGAATGCCCTGAAAATTGATCCCAAGTATGCACCAGCATATGTCCTTCTGGCCAAGTGCAGTATTAGGGAACAGAATTGGCGGGGGGCCTTCGGTCAATACACTCAGGCCGTAGAATTGGCTCCGGACTCAATTGAAGCACATGCCGGGTTAGGGCAACTTTACCTGCTTGCTGGTCAATACGACAAAGTCGAAGCAGAAGTGCAAGCAATGCGGGACTTGCAGCTGGATTCGCTCGAAGCCAATATGCTGCAGGCAGGCCTGTTTATTCAGACTGAAAAGTTTACTGAAGCTGAGGCGTTGCTGTCCAAACAACTGAAGGCATCGCCAGAGAATATGGATGTTAGGCTTGGGCTTGTAACAGTTTACGAGCGGAGAGGTGAGGCTCGTAAGGCCGAAACTGCTTTGCAGGAAGCTCTGGGCATGGCGCCGGAAAACAAGGTGTTGTTCTACAAGGCCGCGGTCATGGCAACATCTCAAGGAAAATATGAGCTTGCCGAGGCGAACTATCGCAAGTTGGGTGAACTTGTGGATGATAAGCCGTCAATCAGGCGGATGATCGCGCGCGTGCTGGAGCAGGCGGGCGAAGTGGAGCGCGCAGGCAAGGAGTATGAATCGCTTTTGGCATCTGCTCCTGATAACGTCGATTTCCGAATAGATTATGTCGGGTTTCTGATTCGGAGCAAGAAATGGCCGGAGGCTGAGGCGGTTGTTCAGGCAGGTATGAAGGAGGACGTCAACGATATCCGGCTTGCTTTGGCTCAGGCTGACGTACTGCTTGCTCAGCGAAAGATTGATGAAGCCAAGGTGGCGCTTCGCAATGTTACGGTCGCGTATGCGGATAATCCGCAGGCACTCAAGGCCAAGGTTCGGCTTGGAGAAATATTGCTGCAGGAACGTGCCTACAAAGACGTCTTGATGGTTGTGAATGAAACAGGGGCGCAAGTTTCTGATCTTGGTATTCTGAAGCTGCGTGGAAAGGCGTATCTGGCGCTGGGCAAGCTTGAGGAGGCTGCCGCCGATTTGCGTATTGTATCTACAAAGAGCCCTGAAGATGTTGAAGCGCATACGTTGCTGGCGCAGGCATATATTGGTGTTGATAACAGCCTGATGGCCATCGAAGAATTGCATATCGCTCTTGAGAAGGATCCGGATTACGCTCCTGCGAATATGCTGTTGGTGAAATACTATACCCATCACGGGCATTGGGAAAAGGCCTTGGCTTTGGTTGGTGTACTCGCAGACAGGCATCCCGAAAAATATGGCTATCAGTTGACCCTGGGGGACATTGAGCGTGTAAGAGGTAATGTAGCAGCGGCTGAAGCTCATTATGTAAAAGCTGGAACCATGCAGGATGGGAAGGCGGCTTCAAGTTTAAAGCTTGGAGACATGGCTCTGGGCAAAAAAGATTATGCCAAGGCTCTCGTCTGTTATGATGCTGTACTTGATGTTCATGCCGATTCAGCAATAGGCATTGAGCGTAAGATGATGACGCTTCTTGCCATGGGGCGGACAGACCAAGCCAAGGCATGGGGAGATGATTTGCTGGCCAGTTCGCCCGATAGCGCCATCCTCTATGAGCTTATGGGGCGCGTGGCGTTGATTGATAGGAAGCAGGATGTCGCGGAGGCGCAATTCCGAAAGGCGAGTGAGTTGAGTCCGGAATGGGGTGTTCCCTACCGTCGCCTTATGGGGATCTATCTACGGGGTGGAAAGATTGCAGAAGCCAAGCAGGAGTGTCTGAGTGCGCTTCGTGGTAGTCCGGAAGCGCTCGGACCTGCATTCATGCTTGGACAATTGTATCAGTATGAGGGTGATAAAGTTAAGGCGGAAGAAATTTACCGGGCCTTGCTTGAGAAACACCCCGAGTTTCTGGCTGCTGCAAATAACTTGGCCTACATTCTTTCGGAAGCTGTTGATCCTGCAAGACTCAATGAGGGGCTCGACCTGGCAAAGCTGGCAGTCCGGGATGGCAGTCCGGAGTCGCTGGACACGTTGGGGTGGCTGCATCATAAGCTTGGCAACTGGGAGCAGGCTATTGAGGCGCTTAAGGCA